GTGAGCATTTTTTTGCTTTTGGTCTTAGTCTTGGTTTTCTCTTTTGTTTCCTTCAAAACTTCCTGTACAGACGTCCTTAACGACCCAGGAACCTTATCGGCGCGAGCATCCTTCATCCAGGATCGGGCCGACTTTTTATTTTTCTCGTACAAACGTTTGAGATAAACAATCGTATTAATATCTCTGGTTACATCCTCATCCGCAAATTCAAGGACTTCATCATCCGCTTTCAGAATCATCAACCGATTGGAAACATAAGAGTCTGAAACGCCTAGATCCTCTGCGGCCTTCGTCTGATCGCCACCGAAGAAATTGTTGACATAATTCAAGTGCCAGGTGGCATCTTCCAAAGGCGTTAACGATTCCCTGTCTCTGTTTTCAGCCATTTGCAAACGAGTAATTTTCTGCAATTCAGCGCTGGAGAAATCACGAACAATGGCTTCGACAGCATCGAAACCGGCGATTTGCGCTGCTCGCCAACGACGTTCCCCAGCAACAATAATAAAACGACCCAAATTAACTGCATCTTTTCGTAATACAATGGGCTGTATCTGGCCATTTTTAGTCAGCGAATCGGCTAATTTCTCCAAGTTCACCATTTTCTTTCGTGGTTGTTGCGGATCTGGATTAATCATCTCAACAGAAATTTTGCTGTGTTCACCCTCCACCAACATTTTTTCCAGCTCACTATCTAATTCCGATTGACGCGTCGGCTTATTACCTAAACCGCCACCAACCTTAAAATTCGTCATACTGGTTCCCATGTTTATAGAGTCCTTATCGTGTCCACAATTTCATCGATAATAAGATCCAATTCCGCTTTAGCATTTTTATTCGAGCTTTCATAAACACTTTCACCGCGAGCAGCGGTTTGTTTATAAATCTCTCGATCATAAGTGCAACCTTCAAAAAATTGCATATCCTGATCGCTTAACGCCGAACGAACTTCCTCCGATAAAGACGCATTGGGCTTTTGCCGTGTAATAACAAACTTAGAGTAAGGATGCCCATCGGTCACGCTCTGGCGCGTCTTAACCAGATCCACCAATCCACCGCAAGCCCATATATCGTATGGAGAAGGATTTACGGGAATCATAACCACATCAGCGATTTTCACAGCCTCTGCATTGATCGACATATCGGTCGCTGGGCCGTCTATGATAACAAAATCTTTGTCGGCGCTAACCTTGGCGATACCATTGACCAATTGCGGCCTATCGATGCCGTACAC
Above is a window of Gammaproteobacteria bacterium DNA encoding:
- a CDS encoding AAA family ATPase, giving the protein MAKIISIINPKGGCGKTTLSTNISRGLQKRNFSVIIGDCDPQGSARDWFAMTGEDSDYAPVYGIDRPQLVNGIAKVSADKDFVIIDGPATDMSINAEAVKIADVVMIPVNPSPYDIWACGGLVDLVKTRQSVTDGHPYSKFVITRQKPNASLSEEVRSALSDQDMQFFEGCTYDREIYKQTAARGESVYESSNKNAKAELDLIIDEIVDTIRTL
- a CDS encoding ParB/RepB/Spo0J family partition protein, giving the protein MTNFKVGGGLGNKPTRQSELDSELEKMLVEGEHSKISVEMINPDPQQPRKKMVNLEKLADSLTKNGQIQPIVLRKDAVNLGRFIIVAGERRWRAAQIAGFDAVEAIVRDFSSAELQKITRLQMAENRDRESLTPLEDATWHLNYVNNFFGGDQTKAAEDLGVSDSYVSNRLMILKADDEVLEFADEDVTRDINTIVYLKRLYEKNKKSARSWMKDARADKVPGSLRTSVQEVLKETKEKTKTKTKSKKMLTPKPGREAAVKLLGKKPILSISFNGKEEQRYTLDKADLARLTKELAAAKKSLK